Proteins encoded within one genomic window of Candidatus Giovannonibacteria bacterium:
- a CDS encoding glycosyltransferase: protein MKPLFLEKISISKQIRPADFLKYPPAPQKKKLVRQAAYMRGKRVVHINATAEGGGVAEILQSLITYLRALGIEGDWYVINPKIGNSFFSVTNKIHDAMQGAAVKITGKEWKEYERTSKLIAGELDKIDCDVLVINDPQPLLAGCRSHLNKHKIYFSHIDTSAVFGPVWKKLFPCIASYRRIVFSNRDFVNGDLPRRKVKIFTPAIDPLSPKQKIVALNEARLYLKKHGGIPVDCPLIVQVSRFDIWKNPLGVIQAFRIVQQTHPEARLALVGFNTANDNPASSTIYKDIAAVAGRSRDIFLFFNAKGKDVLKFTVMAQNAADVIIQNSIKEGFGLVVTEAMWKRKPVIGGTASGIRKQIRDGKNGFVAKTPEDLAEKIVFLLSHPEKRKMLGEYARKTVLKKFLFPRLVLDHLKLYQSCLK from the coding sequence TATATGCGGGGCAAAAGGGTGGTGCATATAAACGCGACGGCAGAGGGCGGCGGAGTGGCCGAGATTTTGCAAAGCTTGATCACTTATCTGCGTGCTTTGGGCATAGAAGGCGACTGGTATGTTATTAATCCAAAAATAGGCAATAGTTTTTTCTCCGTAACCAATAAGATTCATGACGCAATGCAAGGAGCGGCAGTTAAAATAACTGGCAAGGAATGGAAAGAGTACGAACGAACGAGTAAACTTATCGCCGGAGAACTTGATAAAATCGATTGCGACGTTTTGGTTATCAACGATCCCCAGCCGCTTCTCGCAGGGTGCCGTTCACATCTCAATAAACACAAAATATACTTCAGTCACATTGATACATCCGCAGTCTTCGGACCCGTTTGGAAAAAGTTATTTCCCTGCATTGCGTCTTACCGCCGCATTGTTTTTTCAAACCGCGATTTTGTCAACGGCGATTTGCCTCGCCGTAAAGTGAAAATTTTCACCCCGGCCATTGACCCCCTCTCGCCAAAACAGAAAATCGTTGCTCTAAACGAGGCGCGATTGTATCTCAAAAAGCACGGCGGCATACCGGTAGATTGCCCGCTTATCGTACAAGTTTCGCGTTTTGATATTTGGAAAAATCCGCTCGGAGTCATTCAGGCATTCCGTATAGTGCAACAAACGCATCCCGAAGCTCGGCTGGCTTTGGTTGGTTTCAATACGGCAAATGATAACCCGGCTTCTTCTACAATTTACAAAGATATTGCCGCTGTCGCCGGCAGATCCCGCGATATTTTTTTATTTTTTAACGCGAAGGGCAAAGACGTTCTGAAATTTACCGTTATGGCGCAAAACGCCGCCGATGTGATTATTCAAAATTCTATCAAGGAGGGATTCGGCCTGGTGGTTACGGAAGCTATGTGGAAACGGAAACCGGTGATCGGCGGTACGGCGTCCGGTATCCGCAAACAGATTCGGGACGGGAAAAACGGCTTTGTGGCGAAAACCCCCGAGGACTTGGCTGAAAAAATAGTTTTTCTTTTATCTCATCCCGAGAAAAGAAAAATGTTGGGAGAATATGCGCGGAAAACTGTTTTGAAGAAGTTTTTGTTCCCCCGTCTCGTTTTAGATCATCTCAAACTTTACCAATCTTGTTTAAAGTAA